The following are encoded together in the Pseudomonas sp. IB20 genome:
- a CDS encoding adenylosuccinate synthase, producing the protein MGKNVVVLGTQWGDEGKGKIVDLLTEHAAAVVRYQGGHNAGHTLVIDGEKTVLHLIPSGVLREGVQCLIGNGVVVAPDALLREITKLEEKGVPVRKRLRISPSCPLILSFHVALDQAREKARGELKIGTTGRGIGPAYEDKVARRGLRVGDLLNMPRFEDKLRELVDYHNFMLVGYYKEPAIEFEKTLAECKEYAELLKPLMLDVTAELHDLRRAGKDIMFEGAQGSLLDIDHGTYPYVTSSNTTAGGVATGSGVGPMFLDYILGITKAYTTRVGSGPFPTELFDEVGAHLAKQGHEFGATTGRARRCGWFDAVILRRAIDVNSISGICLTKLDVLDGLEAINICVGYKDADGKDVAPTDADSYVGLQPVYEEVPGWTESTVGAKTLEELPANARAYIKRVEELIGAPIDIISTGPDRNETIVLRHPFA; encoded by the coding sequence ATGGGTAAGAATGTCGTAGTCCTGGGCACCCAATGGGGTGATGAGGGCAAAGGCAAGATCGTTGATCTGCTGACCGAACATGCTGCCGCCGTAGTGCGCTACCAAGGTGGCCACAACGCTGGCCACACCCTGGTCATCGATGGCGAAAAAACCGTCTTGCACCTGATCCCGTCGGGCGTGCTGCGCGAAGGCGTGCAGTGCCTGATCGGCAACGGCGTGGTGGTTGCACCTGACGCTCTGCTGCGTGAGATCACCAAACTGGAAGAGAAAGGCGTACCGGTGCGCAAGCGCCTGCGTATCAGCCCGTCCTGCCCGCTGATCCTGTCCTTCCACGTTGCGCTGGACCAGGCCCGTGAAAAGGCCCGTGGCGAGCTGAAGATCGGTACTACCGGTCGCGGCATCGGCCCGGCGTACGAAGACAAAGTTGCACGTCGTGGCCTGCGTGTGGGCGACCTGCTCAACATGCCGCGCTTTGAAGACAAGCTGCGTGAGCTGGTGGATTACCACAACTTCATGCTCGTTGGTTACTACAAAGAGCCAGCCATCGAGTTTGAAAAGACCCTGGCTGAGTGCAAAGAATACGCTGAGCTGCTCAAGCCGCTGATGCTGGACGTGACGGCCGAGCTGCACGACCTGCGTCGCGCCGGCAAAGACATCATGTTCGAAGGCGCCCAGGGTTCGTTGCTGGACATCGACCACGGTACCTACCCGTACGTGACCAGCTCCAACACCACCGCTGGCGGCGTAGCCACCGGTTCCGGTGTTGGCCCGATGTTCCTGGACTACATCCTGGGCATCACCAAGGCTTACACCACGCGCGTAGGTTCTGGCCCGTTCCCGACTGAGCTGTTCGACGAAGTCGGCGCACACCTGGCCAAGCAAGGTCACGAGTTCGGCGCTACCACCGGCCGTGCACGTCGTTGCGGCTGGTTCGACGCCGTTATCTTGCGTCGCGCTATCGATGTGAACAGCATCTCGGGCATCTGCCTGACCAAGCTGGACGTACTCGACGGTCTGGAAGCCATCAACATCTGCGTCGGCTACAAAGATGCAGACGGTAAGGACGTTGCTCCGACCGACGCTGACAGCTACGTGGGCCTGCAGCCTGTGTACGAAGAAGTGCCGGGCTGGACCGAATCGACCGTGGGCGCCAAAACCCTGGAAGAACTGCCGGCCAACGCCCGTGCTTACATCAAGCGCGTTGAAGAGCTGATCGGCGCGCCAATCGACATTATTTCGACGGGCCCGGACCGCAACGAGACTATCGTTCTGCGTCACCCGTTCGCTTAA